One window of the Crassaminicella thermophila genome contains the following:
- the smc gene encoding chromosome segregation protein SMC, which produces MYLKKIEIHGFKSFADKTEIEFEKGVTGIVGPNGSGKSNISDAVRWVLGEQSAKTLRGSRMEDIIFAGTTQRKPLGMAEVSLTLDNESNKLGVDFSEVTVTRRVYRSGESEYYINKSLCRLKDIKEIFMDTGVGVDGYSIIGQGKIDDILNNKSGNRRILFEEAAGIVKYRNRKEESEKKLENTNQNLIRLDDIISELKLRIEPLKAQSKKAKTYLELQGELKDLEVNLFIHEIETLKYDIEALKEQKQIILEQLNRFLDDKKEVEKKYQHYKREIESLDESINQLQNNIFETIHLIEKKEGEYCLCNEKVLNITENTVRLNNEIREIEENKRKLLIQVDEIKKEIENENDILNENKKTLQNKVQKLNKISSVLQEKEEDMERSKGNVIEILNTVATKKSEINSLNALQNNIIKRQNKIKEEKSNIQEKKNLIEKEKTNIIKEIKNISDEFESLKNERDFVESEIRNLENINKQAKEKEESLKQRIQEKQTRKKLLEEMEKEYEGFNKSVKNTLIHTKKNKNLGKGILGVVAEIIDVPKGFEISIEVALGSAMQNIVCETTNDANRVINYLKKNKLGRVTFLPMDRFENKIFHHKDNFKDIQGFLGFAKDIISFSNDYEKILNYLLGRVVLVDKIENGIILSKKVGNKYKIVSLDGDIINPGGAITGGSYHSKTLNILSRKREIEEIESNLNDLNIQYKRQIRYILENEKKIDELKLKLSNKESLLKEKEIALINNENTKNQLEKDLKNYLENIRRIDLELEQLDIDKNEIDKKLEIRKKEIEVLEANEKEIQNKVSYSKSIYEVEKEQKEEINKEVINLKIKIASLEQKNENMRQNLDSIISKLKELENSKNNKQKEIDAFLKNKDFFLKQLNKLKIEIKDADILKKQCEFNLTQEKSKKERVYKNYEDIEIKLKRINGTIAELQDSQHKIEVRLTRLEMQQESYCNKLWETYEISYTEAIKYKKENMNLTEISKRIKILKKKIKDLGSVNTNAIEEYKEVMERYEFLTTQKEDLIAAIDTLKKVIKEMESIMKTKFIDCFQQIKENFNEVFKKLFGGGKAEIKLEDEENILLSSIEIIAQPPGKKLQNLSLLSGGERALTAIALLFAILKVKPTPFCILDEIEAALDEANVYRYADFLKEFSKETQFIVVTHRKGTMESADALYGVTMQEHGVSKLVSVKLTEKAS; this is translated from the coding sequence TTGTATCTAAAAAAGATTGAGATACATGGTTTCAAATCTTTTGCTGATAAAACAGAAATTGAATTTGAAAAAGGAGTTACAGGGATTGTAGGACCTAATGGTAGTGGTAAAAGTAATATTTCAGATGCAGTAAGATGGGTTTTAGGAGAACAGAGTGCAAAAACTCTAAGAGGAAGTAGAATGGAAGATATAATATTTGCAGGTACTACTCAAAGAAAACCCCTTGGGATGGCAGAAGTTTCTTTAACTTTAGATAATGAGTCAAACAAGTTAGGTGTTGATTTTTCTGAAGTTACTGTAACAAGAAGAGTTTATCGATCAGGAGAGAGTGAATACTACATTAATAAATCATTATGTAGATTAAAGGATATAAAAGAAATTTTTATGGATACAGGTGTAGGGGTTGATGGTTATTCTATTATTGGACAAGGTAAAATTGATGATATATTAAACAATAAATCTGGAAATAGAAGGATATTATTTGAGGAAGCTGCTGGAATTGTAAAGTATAGAAACAGGAAAGAAGAATCAGAAAAAAAATTAGAAAATACAAATCAAAATTTAATAAGATTAGATGATATTATCAGTGAGCTTAAATTAAGAATAGAGCCATTAAAAGCACAAAGTAAAAAAGCAAAAACTTATTTGGAACTACAAGGAGAATTAAAGGATTTAGAAGTAAACTTATTTATACATGAAATTGAAACATTAAAATATGATATTGAAGCTTTAAAGGAACAGAAACAGATTATTTTAGAACAATTGAATCGTTTTTTAGATGATAAAAAGGAAGTAGAAAAAAAATACCAGCACTATAAAAGAGAAATCGAATCATTAGATGAGTCAATCAATCAACTACAGAATAATATATTCGAAACAATCCATCTTATAGAGAAAAAAGAGGGAGAGTATTGTCTTTGCAATGAAAAAGTTCTTAATATAACAGAAAATACTGTAAGACTTAATAATGAAATTAGAGAAATAGAAGAAAATAAAAGAAAGTTATTAATACAAGTAGATGAAATAAAGAAAGAAATTGAAAACGAGAATGATATATTAAATGAGAATAAAAAGACTTTGCAGAATAAAGTACAAAAATTAAATAAGATAAGTAGTGTATTGCAGGAAAAAGAAGAAGATATGGAGAGATCCAAAGGCAATGTCATTGAGATATTAAATACAGTGGCTACAAAAAAGAGCGAGATTAATAGTCTTAATGCTTTACAGAATAATATAATAAAACGGCAAAACAAAATAAAAGAAGAAAAAAGCAATATACAAGAAAAGAAAAATTTAATTGAAAAAGAAAAAACGAATATAATAAAGGAAATAAAGAATATTTCAGATGAGTTTGAAAGCTTAAAAAATGAAAGAGATTTTGTAGAGTCAGAGATTCGAAATCTAGAGAATATAAACAAACAAGCAAAAGAGAAAGAAGAAAGCTTAAAACAAAGAATTCAAGAAAAGCAGACGAGAAAAAAATTATTAGAAGAAATGGAAAAGGAATATGAAGGTTTTAATAAAAGTGTTAAAAATACTCTTATTCATACGAAAAAAAACAAAAATTTAGGGAAGGGAATATTAGGAGTTGTAGCAGAGATTATAGATGTTCCAAAGGGTTTTGAAATTTCTATTGAGGTTGCATTAGGAAGTGCAATGCAAAATATTGTATGTGAAACAACAAATGATGCCAATAGGGTAATTAATTATTTAAAGAAGAATAAGCTTGGAAGAGTAACTTTTTTACCTATGGATAGATTTGAAAATAAAATTTTTCATCATAAAGACAATTTTAAAGATATACAAGGTTTTTTAGGCTTTGCTAAAGATATAATAAGTTTTTCTAATGATTATGAAAAAATATTAAACTATTTATTAGGTAGAGTGGTATTGGTTGATAAGATAGAAAATGGAATAATTCTTTCTAAAAAAGTAGGAAACAAATATAAAATAGTTTCTTTAGATGGGGATATTATAAATCCAGGTGGTGCTATAACAGGGGGAAGCTATCACTCAAAAACTTTAAATATTTTAAGCAGGAAAAGGGAAATCGAAGAAATAGAGAGTAATCTTAATGATTTAAATATACAATATAAAAGACAGATAAGATATATTTTGGAAAATGAAAAGAAAATAGACGAGTTAAAATTAAAATTGAGCAATAAAGAGAGTTTATTAAAAGAAAAGGAAATTGCATTAATAAACAATGAGAATACAAAAAATCAATTAGAGAAAGATCTGAAGAATTATTTAGAAAATATACGGCGCATTGATTTAGAGCTGGAACAATTAGATATTGACAAAAATGAAATAGATAAAAAACTTGAAATTAGGAAGAAAGAAATAGAAGTATTAGAAGCAAATGAAAAAGAAATACAAAACAAAGTATCTTATAGTAAAAGCATTTATGAAGTAGAGAAGGAACAGAAAGAAGAAATCAACAAAGAAGTGATAAATTTAAAGATAAAGATAGCTTCTCTAGAGCAAAAAAATGAGAATATGCGTCAAAATTTAGATTCTATAATTTCAAAATTAAAAGAACTGGAAAACTCAAAGAATAATAAACAAAAAGAAATAGATGCATTTCTAAAGAATAAAGATTTTTTTCTTAAACAACTAAATAAGCTTAAAATTGAAATAAAGGATGCAGATATCTTAAAAAAACAGTGTGAATTTAATTTAACTCAAGAGAAATCAAAAAAGGAACGTGTGTATAAAAATTATGAAGATATAGAGATTAAGCTAAAAAGAATAAATGGAACTATAGCTGAATTACAAGATAGTCAACATAAAATTGAAGTAAGACTTACTAGATTAGAAATGCAACAGGAGTCTTATTGTAACAAGCTATGGGAAACTTATGAAATAAGCTATACAGAAGCAATAAAATATAAAAAGGAAAATATGAACTTAACAGAAATATCAAAACGTATTAAAATATTAAAAAAGAAAATAAAAGATCTTGGAAGTGTTAATACAAATGCTATAGAAGAATATAAAGAAGTAATGGAAAGATATGAGTTTTTGACAACTCAAAAAGAGGATTTGATAGCTGCTATAGACACGCTTAAAAAAGTAATAAAAGAAATGGAAAGTATAATGAAGACAAAATTCATAGATTGTTTTCAACAAATAAAAGAAAATTTTAATGAAGTATTTAAAAAATTATTCGGTGGTGGGAAAGCAGAAATTAAGTTAGAGGATGAAGAGAACATATTGTTGTCATCAATAGAAATTATTGCACAGCCACCAGGTAAAAAATTACAAAACCTTTCTCTGTTGTCAGGAGGAGAAAGAGCATTAACAGCAATTGCATTACTATTTGCTATATTAAAGGTAAAACCTACGCCATTTTGTATATTAGATGAGATTGAGGCGGCATTAGATGAAGCAAATGTTTATAGATATGCTGATTTTTTAAAAGAGTTTTCAAAAGAAACGCAATTTATTGTAGTGACTCACAGAAAAGGAACAATGGAATCAGCTGATGCTTTATATGGTGTAACGATGCAAGAACATGGAGTGTCAAAATTAGTATCTGTAAAACTTACTGAAAAAGCTAGCTAA